From one Basilea psittacipulmonis DSM 24701 genomic stretch:
- a CDS encoding TRAP transporter small permease, with amino-acid sequence MMKRILSLWGHFEEFFITLLLSIMTLVTFFYVVFNNVYELFFFLGNEIPSIAFIVEPIGEFIMWLAQEMTWSIAITKLCFGWLIFFGASYGVRTAGHIGVDVLVKMMKTRTQRVVSILSVSACMAYSVLIAIASYDWISAMFVAGIGADDLHHFHIQLWQVGLIMPIGYGLIAIRFFEIFIRILQGRQTGLGLADESKDAVKLAQGES; translated from the coding sequence ATGATGAAACGGATACTCAGCTTATGGGGGCATTTTGAAGAGTTTTTTATTACTCTTTTGCTGTCAATCATGACATTGGTCACTTTCTTTTATGTCGTGTTTAACAATGTCTATGAGTTGTTTTTTTTCTTAGGAAATGAAATTCCCAGTATCGCTTTTATCGTTGAACCGATTGGTGAATTTATCATGTGGCTTGCTCAGGAGATGACCTGGAGTATTGCAATTACAAAACTTTGTTTTGGGTGGCTAATTTTCTTTGGAGCCTCGTACGGTGTGCGTACAGCAGGGCATATTGGCGTTGATGTGTTAGTGAAGATGATGAAAACTCGAACACAAAGAGTCGTCAGTATTCTGTCTGTTAGTGCCTGTATGGCGTATAGCGTGCTGATTGCGATAGCCAGTTATGACTGGATCAGTGCGATGTTTGTGGCAGGGATTGGGGCGGATGACTTGCATCATTTTCATATTCAGTTATGGCAAGTGGGCTTGATTATGCCGATTGGGTATGGATTGATTGCAATACGTTTTTTTGAAATTTTTATTCGTATATTACAAGGTCGTCAAACTGGCTTGGGTTTGGCAGATGAAAGTAAAGATGCGGTTAAATTAGCTCAAGGAGAATCATAA
- a CDS encoding TRAP transporter substrate-binding protein, protein MMTAVVLGVALSAPSWADPIVIKFSHVVANETPKGQGALLFQKLVEERLAGKVKVEVYPNSSLYGDGKEMEALLLNNVQMLAPSFAKFDKYTKKIQLFDLPFLFNDIKAVERFEKSPEGQSLLKSMEDKGITGLAYWNNDLKQLSANKPLKVPKDARGLKFRVQNSEVLDAQFKALKAVPRKMAFGEMYQGLQTGVVNGAENPYSNIYSQKIHEVQKYITESNHGLLSYMVIVNTEFWNSLPQDVRKELKDILDEVSVVVNEKSHQLNLGDKQKILDAKTTTILTLTPEEKAQWREAVRPVWKKFEAEIGADLIQAAERANEE, encoded by the coding sequence ATGATGACAGCGGTTGTTTTGGGCGTAGCCTTATCAGCACCATCATGGGCAGATCCTATTGTGATCAAGTTTTCTCATGTGGTGGCAAACGAAACGCCAAAAGGACAAGGTGCTTTATTATTCCAAAAGCTAGTGGAAGAACGTCTAGCTGGAAAAGTGAAAGTTGAAGTGTATCCTAACTCATCTTTATATGGAGATGGCAAGGAGATGGAGGCATTATTGCTGAATAACGTTCAGATGCTGGCCCCGTCATTTGCGAAGTTTGATAAATACACGAAGAAAATCCAGTTATTTGATTTGCCTTTTTTGTTTAACGATATTAAGGCCGTGGAACGTTTTGAAAAAAGTCCAGAAGGTCAGTCTTTGCTGAAATCAATGGAAGACAAAGGGATCACAGGATTGGCTTATTGGAATAACGACTTGAAACAGTTGTCAGCAAATAAACCGTTGAAAGTGCCTAAAGATGCACGTGGATTGAAGTTTAGAGTACAAAATTCTGAGGTATTAGATGCTCAGTTTAAAGCCTTGAAAGCAGTTCCTAGAAAAATGGCTTTTGGTGAGATGTATCAAGGCTTACAAACGGGGGTAGTAAACGGTGCTGAAAACCCATACTCTAATATTTATTCTCAAAAAATCCATGAGGTCCAAAAATACATTACCGAATCGAACCATGGTCTGTTGTCTTATATGGTGATTGTGAATACGGAGTTTTGGAATTCATTGCCTCAAGATGTCAGAAAAGAACTGAAAGATATTTTGGATGAAGTATCGGTAGTGGTGAATGAAAAATCACATCAGTTGAATTTAGGCGATAAACAAAAAATCCTAGACGCGAAAACCACGACTATCCTGACTTTAACGCCTGAAGAAAAGGCTCAGTGGAGAGAAGCGGTGAGACCTGTTTGGAAAAAATTTGAAGCAGAAATTGGCGCGGATTTGATTCAAGCAGCCGAGCGCGCGAACGAAGAATAA
- a CDS encoding MetQ/NlpA family ABC transporter substrate-binding protein: protein MILNKFLAALGLVALVATAQAGETLVVGASPVPHAKILEHVKPALAAEGVDLDIRVYNDYILPNRAVEEGDIDANYFQHDPYLKTYNANNGTDIISVGGVHVEPMALYSSKVKRLEDLKEGAKIVVPSDPTNGGRALLLLQAHGLIKLKIATDLLATPRDIIDNPKKLSFTTADAPIVARLLPDVDLAVINSNFAMQAGLNPVTDSLLIEGSESPYVNIVATVPSKKDDPRIQKLMKALQSADTAKFIEETYQGAVVPVYKAQ, encoded by the coding sequence ATGATATTAAATAAATTCTTGGCGGCATTGGGTTTGGTCGCATTAGTGGCAACAGCCCAAGCGGGTGAAACATTGGTAGTGGGTGCCAGTCCTGTGCCTCATGCAAAAATTCTTGAGCATGTGAAACCTGCTTTGGCAGCAGAAGGCGTGGATTTGGATATTAGAGTGTATAACGATTATATTTTGCCTAACCGTGCGGTAGAAGAGGGCGATATTGATGCCAACTACTTCCAACACGATCCGTATTTGAAAACGTATAATGCGAATAACGGTACAGACATCATTTCGGTCGGTGGCGTACATGTTGAGCCGATGGCATTGTATTCTTCAAAAGTGAAACGTTTGGAAGATCTAAAAGAGGGTGCGAAGATTGTGGTCCCTAGTGATCCGACAAACGGTGGACGTGCTTTATTGTTATTACAAGCACATGGTTTAATTAAGCTAAAAATCGCGACAGATTTGTTAGCCACTCCTCGTGATATTATCGATAATCCCAAGAAACTATCGTTCACCACAGCGGATGCACCGATTGTGGCACGTTTGTTGCCAGATGTAGATTTGGCGGTGATTAACTCTAACTTTGCAATGCAAGCAGGCTTGAATCCTGTGACAGACTCTTTGCTTATTGAGGGTTCTGAGTCACCTTATGTGAATATTGTGGCCACTGTTCCTAGCAAAAAAGACGATCCTCGTATTCAGAAGTTGATGAAAGCATTACAAAGTGCCGATACAGCTAAATTTATTGAAGAAACATACCAAGGTGCGGTCGTGCCTGTGTATAAAGCGCAATAA
- a CDS encoding methionine ABC transporter permease, whose amino-acid sequence MMSFFQSFANVDWGMINEGIVATLIMSVLSLVGAVLIGMPIGILLFLTKKEGLLANKWIHLILSVWVNFFRSVPFVILMLWMVDASRFVFGSALGIKGALIPLIVGAAPFFARLVENNLLSLKPGITEACRAMGANVRQTIFWALLPEARIGIIQSIVVTEVVLIGYVAICGIIGAGGLGDIAINFGYYRYDKAILWVSVILTVVIVQLIELIGYGMVKFLSHQ is encoded by the coding sequence ATGATGAGTTTTTTTCAAAGTTTTGCAAATGTAGATTGGGGCATGATTAATGAGGGTATTGTTGCCACGTTGATCATGTCTGTATTATCGTTGGTGGGAGCGGTATTGATAGGGATGCCTATCGGTATTTTGCTATTTTTAACAAAGAAAGAGGGATTATTGGCCAACAAATGGATCCATCTTATCTTGAGTGTTTGGGTGAATTTTTTCCGATCCGTCCCGTTTGTGATTTTGATGTTATGGATGGTGGATGCGTCACGCTTTGTATTTGGTTCTGCATTGGGGATCAAAGGAGCCTTAATTCCTTTGATTGTCGGGGCCGCTCCTTTTTTCGCTCGTTTGGTTGAAAATAATTTGTTGTCTTTAAAGCCGGGGATTACAGAAGCTTGTCGTGCGATGGGGGCGAACGTTAGACAAACGATATTTTGGGCTTTGTTGCCTGAAGCGAGAATTGGGATTATTCAATCTATCGTGGTGACCGAGGTGGTGTTAATCGGTTATGTCGCTATCTGCGGTATTATCGGGGCAGGTGGTCTAGGTGATATAGCGATTAATTTTGGATATTATCGTTATGACAAAGCGATTTTATGGGTATCGGTCATTTTAACGGTTGTAATTGTGCAACTAATTGAGCTTATTGGTTATGGGATGGTGAAATTTTTATCACATCAGTAA
- a CDS encoding methionine ABC transporter ATP-binding protein — translation MIILKNIHKTYHAKNMTVKALKGIDLSIKKGCVFGIIGRSGAGKSTLIRMINMLERPDEGAAVLIDDKDLCGLNDAELRQERHHIGMVFQHFNLLSSRTVLENVCFPLRLMGVSKEEQLTRAKELLDLVGLTGLEHKYPGELSGGQQQRVGIARALASRPKLLLCDEATSALDPETTQSILDLLADINKKLNITIVLITHSMNVIRAICDEVAVIDGGLIVEQGSVMDVFLAPKHATTKALLGESNLLGEDWQRLVTTGLVVRLTYRGEETTQPVISLITKRLGIAVSILQGTIGQIKGIPYGQVVVSINANETDIPKLKALFFEHQVSFEILQNVRQ, via the coding sequence ATGATTATATTAAAGAATATTCATAAAACTTATCACGCCAAAAATATGACGGTAAAGGCCCTAAAGGGGATAGATTTATCGATCAAAAAAGGGTGTGTTTTTGGGATTATTGGTCGTTCGGGAGCTGGGAAAAGTACTTTGATCCGAATGATTAATATGCTTGAGCGTCCTGACGAGGGGGCGGCGGTATTAATTGATGACAAGGACCTATGTGGGCTAAATGATGCCGAATTACGTCAAGAACGCCATCATATTGGTATGGTGTTTCAACACTTTAATTTATTGAGTTCGCGTACGGTATTAGAAAATGTTTGTTTTCCTCTAAGATTGATGGGTGTAAGTAAAGAGGAGCAGCTAACCCGTGCGAAAGAATTATTAGATTTGGTGGGTTTGACAGGGTTAGAACACAAATATCCAGGCGAGTTATCGGGAGGGCAACAACAACGTGTAGGGATTGCTCGTGCTTTGGCCAGTCGTCCGAAATTATTATTGTGCGATGAGGCAACCAGTGCATTAGATCCTGAAACCACGCAGTCTATCTTAGATCTTTTGGCAGATATTAACAAAAAGCTGAATATTACGATTGTATTGATTACACATAGTATGAATGTGATTCGAGCAATTTGTGATGAAGTGGCGGTGATTGACGGTGGCTTGATTGTGGAGCAGGGAAGTGTAATGGATGTGTTTTTGGCACCGAAACACGCGACGACAAAGGCTTTGTTAGGTGAAAGTAATTTACTAGGCGAAGATTGGCAAAGACTGGTGACAACAGGTTTAGTCGTTCGTTTGACTTATCGTGGCGAAGAAACGACGCAACCCGTCATTAGCCTGATTACTAAAAGACTGGGGATTGCTGTCAGTATCTTGCAGGGGACGATTGGACAAATTAAAGGCATTCCTTATGGACAGGTCGTGGTGTCGATCAATGCAAATGAAACGGATATTCCCAAGTTAAAAGCCTTGTTTTTTGAGCATCAGGTTAGTTTTGAAATTTTGCAAAATGTAAGACAGTAA
- a CDS encoding DNA topoisomerase III: protein MSKTLIIAEKPSVARDIAQALGGFKREGDFYESEHYVLSSSVGHLLTLANPDDVSRGKWSFTNLPAIPKKHFDIVPTDKKSQARLNMLTKLIKRRDVDALINACDAGREGELIFRYIVQYSGTKKPIQRLWLQSMTRSAIVDAFSKLRPDADMKPLEDAARSRAEADWLIGINGTRAMTAFNSKDGGFYKTPVGRVQTPTLAIVFAREEQIRAHKERTYWEVYANFACANGFYEGRWFNPNHKKNNEDPDDRDHRIWLKETAELIQSKCHRKTGVVTEESKPSSQQSPLLFDLTSLQREANSRFGFTAKTTLALAQALYEKHKVLTYPRTDSRYLPEDYLSQVKQTLQTITESTTSINRPHVPFASKILQHNWVVPNRRVFNDKKVSDHFAIIPTLQMPKELSDAEAKIYDLVLKRFLAVFFPAAQFNLTTRITNIEGQLFKTEGKVLVSPGWLEVYGRQHTEEDALVPIEHNEKVSAEDIYIKEAQTRPPARYNEATLLSAMEAAGKLVEDDELREAMSERGLGTPATRATIIEGLLNEQYLHREGRDLVPTAKARQLMTLLNGLKVTELTSPELTGEWEHKLKQMEQGQLERQSFMQDITRVTQVLVKRAKEYELDTIPGDYVTLSTPCPMCHGVVRENYRRYACDNCDFSITKHPGGRTFETDEVETLLKNRELGPLNGFISKMGRPFSALLKITSDGKLEFDFGQDSEEDDEKIDFASLTPTICPVSQAEIYDTGMQYIIKHPPASLALKEEELKLSKIILQQELSTDQVVKLLDEGKTDLLENFVSNRTHRKFKAYLVLNKGGKVGFEFEEKTPKTPRQKKK, encoded by the coding sequence ATGTCAAAAACGCTTATTATTGCAGAAAAACCATCTGTAGCTCGTGATATTGCTCAGGCGCTTGGGGGCTTTAAACGAGAGGGAGATTTTTATGAAAGTGAGCATTATGTGCTTTCTTCTAGTGTCGGTCATTTATTGACACTAGCCAATCCTGATGATGTCAGCCGTGGAAAGTGGTCTTTTACTAACTTACCAGCGATTCCAAAAAAACATTTTGATATTGTACCTACCGACAAAAAGTCTCAAGCTCGTTTGAATATGCTCACAAAATTAATCAAACGACGTGATGTAGATGCACTCATTAACGCCTGTGATGCGGGACGAGAGGGTGAACTTATCTTCCGTTACATTGTCCAATACAGTGGTACGAAAAAACCTATCCAGCGTCTTTGGCTACAATCCATGACCCGTTCGGCCATTGTCGATGCTTTTTCTAAACTACGTCCTGATGCCGATATGAAACCTCTTGAAGATGCGGCCCGTTCTCGTGCTGAGGCAGACTGGCTCATCGGAATCAATGGCACTCGTGCGATGACCGCCTTTAATAGTAAAGATGGTGGTTTTTATAAAACACCTGTCGGCCGCGTTCAGACACCGACTTTAGCGATTGTATTTGCACGTGAAGAACAAATTCGGGCCCACAAAGAACGCACTTATTGGGAAGTTTACGCTAATTTTGCGTGTGCAAATGGTTTTTATGAGGGGCGTTGGTTTAATCCTAATCACAAGAAAAACAACGAAGATCCCGATGACCGAGATCATCGTATTTGGCTAAAAGAAACGGCTGAACTCATTCAATCCAAATGCCATAGAAAAACTGGCGTGGTCACGGAGGAATCTAAACCCAGTAGCCAACAATCGCCTCTTTTATTTGATTTAACGAGCTTACAAAGAGAAGCTAACTCTCGTTTTGGTTTCACTGCGAAAACCACTTTGGCATTAGCTCAAGCACTTTATGAAAAACATAAGGTATTAACCTATCCTCGTACTGATTCACGTTATTTACCTGAAGATTATTTATCTCAGGTCAAGCAGACATTACAAACCATTACCGAATCTACCACGAGTATTAATCGCCCTCATGTGCCTTTTGCTAGTAAGATATTACAGCATAATTGGGTCGTGCCTAATCGTCGCGTCTTTAATGACAAAAAGGTTTCTGATCACTTTGCAATCATTCCTACTTTGCAAATGCCAAAAGAACTCAGCGATGCGGAAGCAAAAATTTATGATCTCGTATTAAAGCGTTTCTTGGCAGTATTTTTCCCAGCTGCCCAGTTTAATTTAACCACACGTATTACCAATATCGAAGGTCAATTATTTAAGACAGAAGGTAAGGTATTGGTTTCTCCTGGATGGTTAGAAGTATATGGTCGCCAACACACAGAAGAAGACGCTTTGGTGCCGATCGAACATAATGAAAAAGTGTCTGCAGAAGATATTTATATCAAAGAAGCCCAAACACGTCCTCCTGCACGTTATAACGAGGCGACCTTATTAAGTGCCATGGAAGCGGCAGGAAAATTAGTCGAAGACGATGAACTGCGTGAAGCGATGTCTGAACGTGGCTTAGGCACGCCTGCGACACGTGCCACCATTATCGAAGGGTTATTAAACGAACAGTATTTGCACCGTGAAGGTCGTGATTTAGTGCCGACCGCAAAAGCCAGACAGTTAATGACCCTACTGAATGGTTTAAAAGTCACCGAGTTAACCTCTCCTGAACTAACAGGTGAGTGGGAACATAAACTGAAACAAATGGAACAAGGACAGCTAGAACGACAGTCTTTTATGCAGGATATTACGCGTGTCACCCAAGTACTGGTCAAACGTGCCAAAGAATATGAACTTGACACCATTCCAGGCGATTATGTCACGCTTTCTACGCCTTGTCCTATGTGCCATGGTGTTGTCAGAGAAAATTACAGACGTTATGCCTGCGATAATTGCGATTTTTCAATTACCAAACATCCTGGTGGTCGTACATTTGAAACAGATGAAGTGGAAACCTTGTTGAAAAACCGCGAGCTGGGTCCATTAAATGGCTTTATTAGCAAGATGGGACGACCTTTTTCTGCCTTGTTAAAAATCACCTCAGACGGAAAACTTGAGTTTGACTTTGGACAAGACAGTGAGGAAGATGATGAGAAAATCGATTTTGCATCACTAACCCCTACTATTTGCCCTGTTTCTCAAGCCGAAATTTACGATACGGGTATGCAATACATCATTAAACATCCGCCTGCATCGTTAGCATTGAAAGAAGAAGAATTGAAGCTATCCAAAATCATTCTTCAACAAGAACTATCGACCGATCAAGTGGTGAAATTGCTAGATGAGGGCAAAACCGATTTATTAGAGAACTTTGTCTCCAATCGTACTCATCGCAAATTTAAAGCTTACTTGGTACTCAATAAAGGTGGCAAAGTAGGATTTGAGTTTGAAGAAAAAACGCCCAAAACACCTCGTCAGAAGAAAAAATGA